The following are encoded in a window of Prevotella melaninogenica genomic DNA:
- a CDS encoding aminotransferase class IV, with amino-acid sequence MCQYIETLRVVDGCVCNLAYHEQRMNRTRKEMLGQPEPLRIADLLKAVSLPMGCSKLRFVYDKEGIHDITCTPYTCREIRSLHLVYADNISYPYKSTDRSALNELKKQQGDCDEILIVRNNHLTDTSYTNIALYDGEQWFTPSTPLLCGTMRQRLLDCGLLQEREISVSDIPNYQYISLFNAMISLGEIILPVDRIR; translated from the coding sequence ATGTGCCAATATATTGAGACTTTAAGGGTGGTAGACGGCTGTGTCTGCAATCTTGCCTACCACGAACAGCGAATGAACCGCACACGAAAAGAGATGTTAGGACAGCCAGAGCCGTTGCGCATAGCTGACCTTCTAAAGGCTGTTAGCTTACCGATGGGATGTTCGAAGCTACGCTTTGTCTATGATAAAGAGGGCATCCATGATATTACTTGTACACCTTATACTTGCAGAGAAATCCGCTCCTTGCACCTTGTCTATGCTGATAACATCAGCTATCCTTATAAGAGTACTGACCGCTCGGCACTTAACGAACTAAAAAAACAGCAAGGCGACTGTGACGAAATACTTATTGTTCGCAACAATCACCTTACAGATACATCCTATACTAACATTGCTCTCTATGATGGCGAACAATGGTTTACACCCTCTACACCACTCCTCTGCGGTACAATGCGGCAACGACTGCTCGATTGTGGACTGCTTCAAGAGCGTGAAATCAGCGTTTCAGACATCCCTAACTATCAGTATATAAGCCTCTTCAATGCCATGATTTCATTGGGAGAAATTATCCTTCCTGTTGATAGAATTAGGTAA
- a CDS encoding RNA polymerase sigma factor yields the protein MSKEETIEHLFRMHYGTMFKLAVAMLHDSDEAKDAVSEVFVRLFRDNFHLPKKGTGAYLLVSVRNQCLDIIRQKQMKEHVNKLLTIETEPDLSPIQHQTDCYMELLAFADNKLTTQTRTVFRLRFDKQLSYKAIAEQVGISEAAVYKHLIQAIRKMKEQFNPNQK from the coding sequence ATGTCGAAAGAAGAAACCATTGAGCACCTGTTCCGAATGCACTACGGCACAATGTTCAAGCTGGCAGTGGCAATGCTGCACGATTCTGACGAGGCGAAAGATGCCGTGAGTGAGGTATTTGTACGGTTGTTCCGTGACAATTTCCACCTACCTAAGAAAGGAACAGGCGCTTATCTACTTGTAAGTGTACGCAACCAGTGCTTAGACATCATCAGACAGAAACAGATGAAAGAGCATGTCAATAAGCTGTTGACAATAGAAACAGAGCCTGACTTATCGCCCATACAGCACCAGACTGATTGCTACATGGAATTATTGGCTTTTGCAGACAATAAGCTGACAACACAGACCCGCACAGTCTTCCGTCTACGCTTTGACAAGCAACTGTCCTATAAAGCCATTGCAGAACAGGTTGGCATCAGCGAAGCTGCTGTCTACAAGCACTTGATACAGGCAATTAGGAAGATGAAAGAACAATTTAATCCCAACCAGAAATGA
- a CDS encoding DUF4974 domain-containing protein: protein MKKDNYGQMERLLDMMEHPNQYTDEQLNELLRDDELRQTYQLISDTTSAYEYRRTSDKLTDEIIEEEWDKVMEKKSTSRPIHRYYRQIAAVVIGILTVSGIAIAAVSIVKGGRKQLATDSAVTVTNNIAHTKTLREKDSTRTTATYSKLEEKKVEGILPPKQFDNVMLQDIVQEISDYYGIKTVCRNPEAGQLRLRFLWNRDQSIEHAVETLNMFEKVQLTLADSTITIE from the coding sequence ATGAAAAAGGATAATTACGGACAGATGGAAAGGTTGCTTGACATGATGGAGCATCCTAACCAATATACTGATGAACAGCTTAATGAACTGTTGCGTGATGATGAGTTGAGGCAAACGTATCAGCTTATATCAGACACTACCAGTGCATATGAGTACAGACGGACTTCCGATAAACTGACAGATGAAATCATAGAAGAGGAATGGGACAAGGTAATGGAAAAGAAGTCTACTTCCAGACCTATACACCGCTATTACAGACAGATAGCAGCAGTAGTTATTGGTATTCTCACTGTATCGGGAATTGCCATAGCTGCAGTTAGCATTGTCAAAGGTGGTAGAAAACAGTTAGCAACGGATTCAGCTGTTACAGTCACAAACAACATAGCTCATACAAAAACATTAAGGGAAAAAGACTCTACACGCACAACTGCCACATATAGCAAGCTGGAAGAAAAGAAAGTAGAGGGGATACTCCCTCCCAAACAGTTTGATAATGTTATGTTACAGGACATTGTTCAAGAAATATCAGATTACTATGGGATAAAAACTGTCTGTCGTAACCCAGAAGCAGGACAGCTACGTTTGCGCTTTCTTTGGAACAGAGACCAAAGTATAGAACACGCAGTAGAGACACTAAACATGTTTGAAAAAGTACAGCTAACTTTGGCTGACAGTACAATCACCATAGAATAA
- a CDS encoding outer membrane beta-barrel family protein, translating to MRKHLFLGILLLIVCGVQAQHITRNYNKTSLPHVLTDIDNASQRYTINFIYNELEDFTVTVKLRNRTIPEAIREVLGFYPMRMTVSDSLIFVECTQKVPTKVIGHIVDQHNQPVPFANVALLNPSDSSFINGGVTNNGGDFVIPCSQRKVLLRVSFIGFATYYKLINVGNIGTIRMKTEPYTLKSVTVKGMRRVIKNDVDRLQYLVNNDPFSKGMNGIEVMGRVPMLNVSDESLSIVGKGNTHIMLDGHILEMTADAVKAKLRSLKAEDIERIEVITIPPAKYKAEANAGYINIVMKRDQSKGWSGSISEEVQRQYRGRYFQDININYASRKLELSTGLGMSLDKVINDSYSVYDFKDGHQRSTRKRTISPWPSYNADAIVKYHATKRLELGVMTSFYANHTSTNHTFVSLNRDTTFTTAHAPAVWNNNISTTLYAEYKLDSLEKTLNVNYNFFNSNAPTQSENVSVTNGMTESLRNKSKANYKINALKLDFSLPFKHLYMETGASFSAIRNKTSLMLENFANGQWRYNADESNEFLYKERTLAAYLSAKKLLTEKLQLQAGLRYEHTWTESNQLTQRQINRSYYGRFYPTLHLNWQLKDNQNLALAANWGIERPNFNDLNPFRIYTSTTDYMTGNPYLTAAYTRNVEINYSNGKGLYAVLYNNYGKGETGWRTQFLENGSQVTGPYDGLRHEKTGIYANYNRNVLTWLNLNIGGEIYYYDSHSDYKTDVLQIHGWGKRAEGSISFMFNHQKTLIGEVSYRHWFREYFAQTQSDSYAYLRMSLKYSCLDDRLKISFTIGDPFHQNINRNTIFYQEYTNTNRFDNHSRYIGLRATWSFGGKQVHRTYHDNRDTESQRAK from the coding sequence ATGAGAAAGCATCTCTTTCTTGGTATACTGCTACTGATTGTCTGTGGTGTACAGGCGCAGCATATTACCCGAAACTATAATAAGACATCCCTACCACATGTGCTGACTGATATTGACAATGCCAGCCAAAGGTACACAATCAACTTCATTTATAATGAATTAGAAGACTTTACAGTCACTGTAAAACTACGTAACCGCACCATTCCCGAAGCAATAAGGGAAGTATTGGGTTTCTATCCCATGCGCATGACCGTCAGTGATAGCCTTATCTTCGTAGAATGTACACAGAAAGTACCTACAAAGGTCATCGGACACATTGTTGATCAGCACAACCAGCCTGTACCGTTTGCCAATGTAGCTTTGTTGAATCCATCGGATTCCAGTTTCATCAATGGCGGAGTGACCAATAACGGGGGAGACTTTGTCATACCATGTAGTCAACGGAAGGTCTTACTACGGGTTTCTTTCATTGGATTTGCTACCTACTATAAGCTGATTAATGTCGGCAATATCGGTACTATCCGTATGAAGACTGAACCATATACACTGAAGTCCGTGACAGTAAAAGGTATGCGCCGGGTTATTAAAAATGATGTTGACCGACTGCAGTATCTTGTCAATAATGACCCTTTCTCCAAGGGGATGAATGGTATAGAAGTGATGGGGCGTGTACCAATGCTAAATGTCAGTGACGAAAGTCTCAGCATCGTAGGTAAGGGCAATACTCATATCATGCTTGATGGACATATCCTTGAAATGACTGCCGATGCTGTAAAGGCAAAACTCCGCAGCCTGAAGGCAGAAGATATTGAGCGTATAGAGGTGATAACTATTCCACCAGCAAAATATAAGGCAGAAGCCAATGCGGGATACATCAACATCGTCATGAAGCGTGACCAGTCGAAAGGGTGGAGTGGGAGTATCAGTGAGGAGGTACAACGACAGTACCGTGGAAGGTATTTCCAGGATATAAACATCAACTATGCCAGCAGGAAACTTGAGCTGTCCACTGGTCTGGGAATGTCTTTGGATAAAGTAATCAACGACTCTTATTCTGTCTATGACTTCAAAGACGGACATCAACGCAGTACAAGAAAGCGGACTATATCCCCCTGGCCGTCATATAATGCTGATGCCATCGTGAAATATCATGCTACCAAGCGCTTGGAACTGGGTGTCATGACATCATTCTATGCCAATCACACCTCTACCAATCACACGTTTGTTTCACTCAACAGGGACACAACATTTACGACAGCCCATGCCCCTGCTGTCTGGAACAACAACATAAGTACGACACTGTATGCAGAATACAAGCTCGACTCATTGGAGAAGACACTCAATGTGAACTATAATTTCTTCAACAGCAATGCTCCCACACAAAGCGAAAACGTATCGGTAACAAACGGAATGACTGAATCACTACGCAATAAAAGCAAGGCAAATTACAAGATAAATGCCTTAAAACTTGATTTTTCCCTTCCTTTCAAGCATCTCTATATGGAGACAGGGGCATCTTTCTCAGCTATCCGCAATAAGACAAGTCTGATGCTGGAGAACTTTGCCAACGGACAGTGGAGATACAATGCAGATGAAAGTAATGAATTCTTGTATAAGGAGCGAACCCTTGCTGCCTATTTATCAGCAAAGAAACTGCTCACAGAAAAGCTTCAGCTACAAGCTGGACTACGCTACGAACATACATGGACGGAAAGCAACCAGCTTACACAGAGACAAATCAATCGCAGTTACTACGGACGTTTCTATCCCACTCTGCACCTCAACTGGCAATTAAAAGATAATCAGAATCTGGCACTTGCCGCTAATTGGGGAATAGAACGACCTAATTTCAATGACCTCAATCCTTTCCGCATCTATACTTCCACCACTGATTACATGACAGGAAACCCTTACCTCACAGCTGCCTACACCCGCAACGTGGAGATAAATTATAGTAACGGAAAAGGACTTTATGCCGTCCTCTACAACAATTATGGCAAAGGAGAGACAGGTTGGAGAACCCAATTCCTCGAAAACGGAAGTCAGGTAACTGGTCCTTATGACGGATTGCGCCATGAAAAGACAGGTATCTATGCTAATTATAATCGCAATGTCCTGACATGGTTGAACCTTAACATAGGAGGAGAAATATATTACTATGATTCTCACTCCGATTACAAAACGGACGTGTTACAGATACATGGATGGGGTAAGCGTGCTGAAGGTTCAATCTCTTTTATGTTCAACCATCAGAAGACACTCATTGGCGAGGTTAGCTATCGACACTGGTTCCGAGAGTATTTTGCACAAACTCAAAGTGACTCTTATGCTTACCTCAGGATGAGCCTTAAATACAGTTGTTTAGACGACCGTTTAAAAATAAGTTTTACCATTGGTGATCCCTTCCATCAGAATATCAATCGAAATACCATATTCTATCAAGAATATACTAACACGAACCGATTTGATAATCATTCTCGATATATCGGACTTCGTGCTACATGGTCATTTGGTGGCAAACAGGTTCATCGTACCTATCATGACAACCGTGATACAGAATCACAGCGCGCAAAGTAG
- a CDS encoding reverse transcriptase family protein yields MATKTVNARNYTKADFDRRLRYLSDSQELAKLLNELSEPYPYYVFRAKQLSFLADTNNVQRRCKTFLLRKKHGGYREITAPKGALHDILHALNIVLQTYDEPTPWAFGFVCGRSVVDNARPHVGKRYILNLDLKDFFPTITRQQVADCLKAEPFGFSSLAAKLISGLATVRTKNNEEVLAQGFATSPTLSNFICREMDKEIASIATAQGITFTRYADDLTFSADTDILRPQGELVQQVKAIVERYGFQLNEEKTHLQRRGRRQEVTGLMVTEKVNVSRRYVREIRSLLYIWERYGYEDACQAAWKSYRQQHGKTKGHQHCVPLNAVLRGKLNYMKMVRGADDPLYQRFVSRYTALQQTNKREIKEVAYKAYMGKYLSNPSKDRSRESTIFPDDNSTCRQCGTISGDFYDPREKSRRIFSLIVKIIIFAAIILIFMYFKSRR; encoded by the coding sequence ATGGCAACTAAAACAGTAAATGCAAGAAACTATACAAAGGCTGATTTTGATCGTCGGTTGCGTTATTTAAGTGATTCGCAAGAACTTGCTAAGCTACTGAACGAACTGAGCGAGCCTTATCCCTATTATGTTTTTCGTGCGAAACAACTAAGTTTTTTAGCTGATACCAATAATGTCCAACGACGTTGTAAGACTTTCCTACTTCGTAAGAAGCATGGTGGCTATCGTGAGATTACCGCACCGAAAGGGGCACTTCATGATATCCTGCATGCGTTGAATATAGTTCTTCAGACCTATGACGAGCCTACTCCTTGGGCGTTTGGCTTTGTCTGTGGTCGTTCTGTGGTTGACAATGCACGTCCACATGTGGGAAAACGTTATATTCTGAACCTTGATTTAAAGGATTTCTTCCCCACTATTACACGCCAGCAGGTGGCTGACTGTCTGAAGGCAGAGCCTTTTGGCTTCTCATCATTAGCTGCAAAACTCATCTCTGGGTTGGCTACTGTGCGCACAAAGAACAATGAAGAGGTATTGGCACAGGGCTTTGCCACATCGCCAACACTGTCGAACTTTATTTGTCGGGAGATGGATAAGGAGATAGCGAGCATAGCTACTGCACAAGGCATCACCTTTACCCGTTATGCTGATGACCTCACTTTCAGTGCTGACACAGACATTCTTCGTCCGCAGGGAGAGCTTGTACAGCAGGTTAAGGCTATTGTTGAGCGTTATGGTTTCCAACTGAATGAAGAGAAAACCCACCTACAACGCCGTGGAAGACGGCAGGAGGTAACAGGCTTAATGGTAACTGAAAAGGTGAATGTAAGCCGCCGTTACGTGCGTGAAATCCGTTCCTTGTTGTATATCTGGGAGCGTTATGGTTATGAAGATGCCTGTCAGGCTGCGTGGAAGAGCTACAGGCAGCAGCATGGAAAAACAAAGGGACATCAGCATTGCGTACCTCTTAATGCTGTTCTAAGAGGTAAACTGAACTACATGAAGATGGTACGTGGAGCCGATGACCCACTCTATCAGCGTTTTGTTAGTCGTTATACTGCTTTACAGCAAACAAATAAACGAGAGATAAAAGAGGTGGCATATAAGGCTTATATGGGTAAGTATCTTTCTAATCCAAGCAAAGATAGGAGTAGAGAAAGTACCATCTTCCCAGATGATAATAGCACATGTCGACAGTGTGGAACCATAAGTGGTGATTTTTATGACCCACGAGAAAAGTCGAGACGTATCTTTTCTCTTATAGTGAAGATTATCATTTTCGCTGCGATTATACTTATTTTCATGTATTTTAAGTCACGTAGATAA
- a CDS encoding RNA polymerase sigma factor, whose amino-acid sequence MDNLQNEQDFSRIVREHKSTIYTVCYMFSKNEDEVNDLFQEVLINLWKGLQNFRGESDVRTWIYRISLNTCISCDRKKRKRKTIPLTMNINPFTDSDDDSRQVQQLNRRISQLGPFDRAIILLWLENMSYEEIGEIVGISTKNVSVRLFRIKEKLKKTSTTTEE is encoded by the coding sequence ATGGACAACCTACAAAATGAACAAGACTTCTCGCGAATCGTGAGAGAACATAAAAGTACGATTTATACCGTATGCTATATGTTCTCGAAGAATGAAGACGAGGTGAACGACCTCTTTCAAGAGGTATTGATAAACCTTTGGAAGGGTCTGCAGAACTTCCGAGGAGAAAGCGATGTACGCACGTGGATCTATCGTATCAGTCTAAACACCTGCATCTCATGTGACCGAAAGAAACGGAAACGGAAAACGATTCCACTTACGATGAATATCAATCCTTTTACGGATAGTGATGATGATAGCCGACAGGTACAGCAACTCAATCGCCGTATCAGTCAGTTAGGTCCTTTTGACCGAGCCATTATCCTGCTTTGGTTAGAGAATATGAGCTATGAAGAGATTGGCGAAATCGTCGGTATCAGTACTAAGAATGTCTCCGTAAGACTATTTAGAATCAAAGAGAAACTGAAGAAAACGAGTACGACAACGGAGGAGTAG
- a CDS encoding aminodeoxychorismate synthase component I — protein sequence MLLHNQTQAIQRMNTLAKEGKDFFFIINYRADSAYIEEFTNIDPRELLFSFPTLSNIPEAESYSSEAVEWHTEPPTREDYEHRINLVKQREREGDSYLANLTCKIPIRTNLSLHDIFMRSKALYRCWMKEKFVCFSPEIFVRINREGLISSFPMKGTIDATRPDAEKELMENKKEAAEHATIVDLIRNDLSMIAEKVQVKRYRYVDHLTTNKGEILQTSSEITGQLSVDYRQNIGTLLFRLLPAGSITGAPKPRTMEIIDEAEGYERGFYTGVMGCYSKGQLDSAVMIRFIDQDKNGQLHYKAGGGITAQSNNDDEYKEVIEKVYVPIY from the coding sequence ATGTTACTCCATAATCAAACACAAGCTATTCAGCGCATGAACACGCTGGCCAAGGAAGGTAAAGACTTTTTCTTTATCATTAATTATAGAGCCGATAGCGCCTACATAGAGGAATTTACGAACATAGACCCACGTGAACTGCTTTTTTCTTTCCCAACTCTTTCTAATATACCAGAGGCCGAAAGCTATAGCAGTGAGGCTGTCGAATGGCATACTGAACCACCCACAAGAGAAGACTATGAGCACCGCATCAATCTTGTCAAGCAAAGAGAGCGTGAAGGCGACAGCTATTTAGCCAACTTGACCTGCAAGATTCCCATACGAACAAACCTCTCTCTGCATGATATCTTTATGCGATCAAAGGCCTTATACCGCTGTTGGATGAAAGAGAAATTCGTTTGCTTCTCCCCTGAAATATTCGTTCGCATCAATAGAGAAGGACTTATCAGTTCCTTCCCAATGAAGGGTACGATTGATGCAACACGCCCTGACGCTGAGAAGGAACTGATGGAGAATAAGAAGGAGGCGGCCGAACACGCTACTATCGTTGACCTTATCCGTAACGATCTGAGCATGATAGCAGAGAAGGTGCAAGTGAAACGCTATCGATATGTCGACCATCTGACGACTAACAAGGGTGAAATCCTTCAGACAAGTTCGGAGATTACAGGACAGCTCTCTGTCGACTATCGTCAGAACATCGGTACGCTTCTCTTCCGTTTGCTCCCTGCTGGCTCCATTACGGGTGCTCCTAAGCCACGCACAATGGAGATTATCGATGAGGCTGAGGGGTATGAAAGAGGCTTTTATACGGGTGTGATGGGTTGTTATAGCAAAGGACAATTAGACAGTGCAGTGATGATTCGCTTTATTGATCAGGATAAAAACGGACAGCTCCACTATAAGGCTGGGGGCGGTATAACGGCTCAGAGTAATAATGATGACGAATATAAAGAGGTGATAGAGAAGGTTTATGTGCCAATATATTGA
- a CDS encoding sensor histidine kinase, which translates to MKVLEEIKKYCLSRYNLSVLGAQVGIYALLVSIWSLVIMLLEHDVKAAKESMCVNAFVLFLLLIVFMANFYVLVPYLFEAKNKIKHWAFWVINLLFIILWNHHIFNIYNADLPNAPIRIGFYQFGVMWMILNYAMVVAAIFVRYYIRHSTLRRQLREEKQKMTEAELAWLKNQLNPHFLFNTLNNIASLTQTSPNNAQKAIGQLSELLRYALYETQPKEVSLNGEIAFIKNYINLMTLRSGSNVEIKSQFIIHNTQLLIAPLVFLTPVENAFKHGISANKPSFVHISITEDNGKIVFLCENSNYPKNDTDKSGKGIGLENMYRRLELIYPDRYHIEQRITPEVYHLKIIIKP; encoded by the coding sequence ATGAAGGTATTGGAGGAAATAAAGAAGTATTGCCTGAGTCGCTATAACCTGTCCGTTCTTGGCGCACAGGTGGGCATTTATGCGCTCCTTGTATCTATCTGGTCATTGGTCATTATGCTACTTGAGCATGATGTCAAAGCCGCCAAGGAGTCCATGTGTGTCAATGCCTTTGTACTCTTCTTGTTATTGATTGTCTTCATGGCGAACTTCTATGTGCTGGTTCCTTATCTCTTTGAAGCAAAGAATAAGATTAAGCACTGGGCATTCTGGGTAATCAATCTACTGTTTATCATCCTTTGGAATCATCATATCTTCAACATTTATAATGCCGATTTACCGAACGCACCTATACGAATAGGGTTCTATCAGTTTGGTGTGATGTGGATGATTCTCAACTATGCAATGGTTGTTGCGGCAATCTTCGTGCGTTATTATATCCGCCATAGTACGCTCAGAAGACAGTTAAGAGAGGAGAAACAGAAGATGACGGAAGCCGAATTGGCATGGCTTAAGAACCAGCTAAACCCACACTTCCTCTTCAATACGCTCAATAACATAGCCTCACTCACCCAGACAAGTCCCAACAATGCCCAAAAGGCAATCGGTCAACTGTCTGAACTCCTACGCTATGCACTCTATGAGACACAGCCTAAGGAGGTGAGTCTGAATGGTGAGATAGCCTTTATCAAGAACTACATCAATCTGATGACACTACGGTCGGGTAGCAATGTAGAGATAAAGAGCCAATTCATCATCCATAACACACAACTACTCATTGCGCCATTGGTATTCCTAACACCTGTTGAGAATGCCTTTAAGCATGGTATAAGTGCCAATAAACCATCGTTTGTCCACATCTCCATCACAGAAGACAACGGTAAGATAGTATTCCTTTGTGAGAACAGTAACTATCCAAAAAACGACACTGACAAGAGTGGAAAGGGTATCGGATTAGAGAATATGTACCGCCGTTTAGAGCTGATTTATCCTGATAGGTACCACATTGAACAGCGTATTACACCAGAGGTTTACCACCTCAAGATTATTATTAAGCCCTAA